The Armatimonadota bacterium genome includes the window CATGGGCTTCCTGTTGCCCGCCCAGAGCGTACCCAAAGAGTACCTCGCCGAAATCAACGGAGAGAGGCGCGTTACTGAGCCGGCGGTGCAACAGTACTGTCTGTCTAACCCGGACCTGCAGAAAGCGATGACCGAAGCGGTACTGCGCTGGATTGAAAACGACCCCGACCCACTATACTATCCGGTGCATTATGGCGACACCGCGCAGTTCTGCCAGTGCGAACGGTGCAGGGCATGGTACGAAGAACACGGCAGCCTCACCGACGCGGTGATATGGTTCAACAACCAGATAGCGCAGGAGGTGGCAAAGCGGTTCCCAGGCAAGTACATCACCACACTGGCTTACTGGGCGACACGCAAACCACCGGTAAAAGAACGTCCCTTGCCTAACCACCTTATTGTCTTCTGTGCGATTGCGGAGTGTCAGGCGCGCCCCTGGTCGCATCCGGTGAACCTGAAGCGAAACGTGGTCTCGGACCTGGAGCGGTGGATTGCCATTCATCCGCAGGGCGCGCAGGGAATCCTCACTTTTGAGTATCCTACCACCTACTACTACATCGGCTATCCTTACCCTGCCCTTTATGCTTTCGCGGAGAACCTGAAATACTACAAGCGACTGGGTATACGGGGCGTGTATATCTGCGGATTGACCGATGGGCATTTGGTGCATCTGTACTCGTATGTGATGCCGCGCCTGATGTGGAACCCCGACGCTGACCTGCGCCTGCTGATAAACGAGTTCTGCAAGGCGTGGTACGGCAGGGCATGGCAGCCGATGCGCGATTATGTGCATCGCCTGCACCAGAGCGCGTTCGAGTCACCAAGTGAGGGAGTGATGGACTGCCACGCTGGTCCCGGTCAACGCTTCTTCCGCGAACTGTTCACCCGCGAATGGCTGGACAGGCAGGTATACCCCCTGTTCGAGCGTGCTGAGCGGCTGGCGGAGAGCGAGCTTATCAAACGACGCATCTGGCGCGAGAAGTGGGGGGTTCTGTTTACCGACCTGTTCCTGAACGTGCAGAGAGGCAGGGACATCGTACCCGATGCCAGCGAGCGCGGCTATACTCGACAGATGCCCTCGCGAGAGGCATACTACCGTATCGCCGAGTTGCTACGCCTCACCCGTGTGCTTGGGCGCAACTGGATGGTAGAACCGCGACACCGTTACACCCTGTCCGCTATTATCGGCTTTGAGCCCACACGGGCTCCCTGGTGGGAGTGCCCGCAGGTGCAGAAGCTGATGGAAGACCCTCAACATGCCTACGAGGAGGAGTTGAGCACCATCAGCGAGGAAGAGGTCGCACGGCGTATCATTCGGCTGGAAAGCCCACATTTGATAGCAGACATCGTGCCTGTACTCGGAGGACGAATCTGGCGTTTATACTCTAAAGAGATGAAGGAAGACCTGTTCTGGCGAGGCACGCTCGAATGGCGCCTGCTGCAAAGCGGATACAGAGCGGACTACTATTCCAACCTCGGCGGATACGAGGAGTACGCCGGCGAACGGTTCGCCTCGCCCGGCTGGTCGGAAAGGTACGAGTGCACCGTATCACCGGATAGACGTAGCGCTACGCTATCCACCACCTTGCCCAACGGCTTACAGCTAACACGCGTGGTGACCCTCGCGCCCGATGAGGCAGCGATAGAGATCGAGTCGCGTTTGACCAATCGCTCGACGCAGGCGGTTTCCGACGTCGTGTTGCGCACACACCCGCAGTTTCGGCTATCGGGCAACAGCGAGGGGCTGCGGCTGCTGGTGAAACAGGCGGACGGCAGCTGGGCAGAGATGCCAGCGCGGTCGGAGACTTTCCTGAGCGGTTCCAACCTGCCTGCAGGCGCATGGGCTCTCGCCGATCGAGCGCGCGGTATCACTATCCTGAACGAATTTGACCTCTCGCAGGTGCGCCAGTGCTACCTGTATACCTCCGCTGAGTTCAGCAATCTGGAGCTCTTCTCATACGCAAAGACCCTCGCACCGGGTGAGAGCCTTGTGCTGGAGCATCGGTACGTAGTTCGCCTGCAGTAGCCTGACAAAAAGGTAAGACCTCACGATATCCGCGCCGCACAGTAAGACGCAGCACCAACCTTACTACTCATGCCAATCTGCCTCTCTCCGCGCATTCACACCTACTCACAGCCATTTCCTTGTGGGAGCGTATCCGTCCAGAGGTTTTATGCGTTATCGCGAGCCTCGAGCTCTGAGGGTGTTCGAAATTGCTGGTTGAATGGATAGATAACCTAACCCCCTTGCCCCCTTCCCTGCAAGGGAAGGGGGAACGCCCCTCTCCTCGTAGGAGAGGGGACGGGGGTGAGGTAAGGCAGGGATAGCAAGAACGCCTCTCTCCTCGCGCTACAACCAACTTCTCAACAATTCTCGAACACCCTCTCGAGCTCTTGACAAAAGGTCTGCATGGATGGTATATTATGCATAAAGATACTTTGTTGATTTATTTAGTCAAGAATTGGTGAAATCATGAAACTACGACCTTTACTATGCACAGAAGCGCAGAGGCAGCACTGGCTGGAGCGGTTTGCGTCGCTACCCACTGTTCGGCTGACGCGACGTCAGGTATCGGATGTGGAACTGCTAGGCAACGGTGGTTACACGCCGCTCAGAGGTTATCTGAGCAAGCGCGATTACCGGAGCGTGCTCGTCGATATGCGCTTATCGGACGGGACGCCATGGAGCATCCCCATTACTCTGGCGGTGTCGCGGGAGGTAGCGCAGTCTATCAAGGGAGACACGACGGTGGGGCTAACGGACCCTGAGGGTACGCCTCTGGCGGTATTGCACGTGCACGAACGCTTCCATTACGACAAGCAGAGTGAAGCGAGACAGGTGTATGGTACCACCGACGAAGCGCATCCGGGGGTCGCGGCGCTCTACGCGCAGGGAGAGGTGTACCTGGCGGGCGAAGTAGAGGTATTGCAGCTACCCTGCCACAAAGATTTTCTTTCCTATCGCCTCACCCCCCAGCAGACGCGCGAAGTGTTCGCCAGGCGCGGATGGCGTACGGTTGTAGCGTTCCAGACGCGCAATCCTATCCATCGGGCGCACGAATACATCATCAAATGCGCTCTAGAGACAGTGGACGGGTTATTGTTGCATCCCATTGTGGGCGAAACCAAGTCGGACGATATCCCCGCCGATGTGCGCATCGCGTGCTACGAGGCACTGCTGGCGCATTACTTTCCTGCCGACCGCGTGCTGCTGGCGTTGAACCCGGCGGCGATGCGCTATGCCGGACCGCGCGAGGCTATCTTCCATGCTATTGTGCGGCGTAATTACGGCTGCACGCACTTCATCGTGGGCAGGGACCATGCAGGCGTAGGGAACTATTACGGCACATATGATGCACACTACATCTTCCAGCACTTTGCGCCTGGCGAGTTGGGCATCACGCCACTCTTTTTTGACCACACCTTCTACTGCCGGCGTTGCGAGGGGATGGCTTCTATCAAAACCTGTCCGCACGATGCTAGCGAGCGGGTGAACCTTAGCGGCACGCAGGTGCGCAAGATGCTCACAGAAGGAAAGCCGTTGCCTCCCGAGTTCACCCGCCCAGAGGTGGCACGGATACTGATGCGTGTGATGACAGCGAGCAGCGGAGGAGCGTAGCGTGTGGCAATGGGTGGCGACAATCGCGATGTGGCTGATGGAAACCTCCTACCTGCCTCAGGTTGTTCGGCTCTACCGCCTGAAGGAGGCGCAGGAGTTCAGCCTGCTGTTTCCTCTGATGAACCTGAGCGGGCGACTATTGCTGATGCTCTACACATACTCTCGCGGCGAGTACGTGCTCGCGTGGGGGTTTCTGGGTGGGTTAACTCTGCGAGGCACATTGCTGTTACAGGTGCTGTATTACCGATGGCGACGCAGGTATTATGACCGCCTGCGCAACACCACTTTGGGACTCTAATCAGGAGGGGGAACACGAATGGTTTCTGCACAGACACTGGACGTTCAGCAATTGAACGCACAGTATGAGATCTTGCCACCGCAAGCGCTGTTACAGTGGGCGGTGGAACAGTTCGGTAACCGTGTGGCGCTGGCGTGCAGCTTCGGCGCGGAGGATGTGGTGCTGGTGGACATGCTGGTCAAAATCACTCCGCAGCCACGCATCTTCGTGCTAGACACCGGCAGGCTCCATCAGGAGACGTACGACGTGATGGAACGGTGCCGACAGCGCTATCGCATCGAGTTCGAGGTGTACTTCCCACAGACCGCACTGGTGGAGCAGCTGCTGCGCACCAAAGGCGCGAACTCGTTTTACCTGTCGGTGGAGAACCGCAAGGAGTGCTGCCATATTCGTAAGGTGGAACCTCTGGGGCGCGCGTTGCAGGGACTGCAAGCGTGGATTACGGGCTTGCGTCGTCAGCAGGCGGTCACGCGAGCAGGCTTGCCCAAAATAGAGGTAGACGACGCGCACGGCGGGATACTGAAACTCAACCCGCTGGTAGACTGGAGCGAACAACAGGTTTGGGATTACATTCACACCCACAACGTACCCTACAATGTTCTGCACGACAGGGGGTTCCCAAGCATCGGTTGTGCACCCTGCACCCGCGCTATCCAGCCGGGCGAAGACATTCGCGCTGGTCGCTGGTGGTGGGAGACACCGGAACAGAAGGAGTGCGGGTTACACGTGAAGCCCAAATAGGAGGGCAAGACCATGAACGAGCCTGAACGCATCAAGAAAGAGAAAGACGGGCTGGATGTTTATGAAGACATCCTGCGCTATGCGCGCACCGGCTATCACTCCATCCATCCCGACGACATGTACCGGTTCCGCTGGTACGGTCTGTACGAGCAGAAGCCAAAGAACGGGCACTTCATGCTGCGGGTAAAGATACCCGGCGGAGAGCTTACCTCTGCGCAGATGCGCACGCTGGGCGAAATCGCCGAGCGGTACGCACGCGGCTTCGCCGACATCACCACCCGTCAGAACTTCCAGTTCCACTGGATAACCATCGAGGACGTACCCGACATCTTCGACAGGCTACATCGGGTGGGACTGACCACCTCCGGCGCGTGTGGGGACATCACGCGCAATGTGGTCGGCTGCCCCGTGGCAGGCATCGACCCCAGCGAGATCCTGGACGGACGCCCCTACGTGCTGGCGGTCACCAACTATTTTCTCAACAACCGCGAGTTCTCCGACCTGCCGCGCAAGTACAAGATGTCGGTGGCGGGATGCGCGGTGCATTGCGCTCAGCCCGAAATCAACGACGTGGGCGCAACTGCGGTACGTCGCAAGAGGCTGAACGGAGAGTGGGAGTA containing:
- the sat gene encoding sulfate adenylyltransferase, giving the protein MKLRPLLCTEAQRQHWLERFASLPTVRLTRRQVSDVELLGNGGYTPLRGYLSKRDYRSVLVDMRLSDGTPWSIPITLAVSREVAQSIKGDTTVGLTDPEGTPLAVLHVHERFHYDKQSEARQVYGTTDEAHPGVAALYAQGEVYLAGEVEVLQLPCHKDFLSYRLTPQQTREVFARRGWRTVVAFQTRNPIHRAHEYIIKCALETVDGLLLHPIVGETKSDDIPADVRIACYEALLAHYFPADRVLLALNPAAMRYAGPREAIFHAIVRRNYGCTHFIVGRDHAGVGNYYGTYDAHYIFQHFAPGELGITPLFFDHTFYCRRCEGMASIKTCPHDASERVNLSGTQVRKMLTEGKPLPPEFTRPEVARILMRVMTASSGGA
- a CDS encoding phosphoadenosine phosphosulfate reductase, whose translation is MVSAQTLDVQQLNAQYEILPPQALLQWAVEQFGNRVALACSFGAEDVVLVDMLVKITPQPRIFVLDTGRLHQETYDVMERCRQRYRIEFEVYFPQTALVEQLLRTKGANSFYLSVENRKECCHIRKVEPLGRALQGLQAWITGLRRQQAVTRAGLPKIEVDDAHGGILKLNPLVDWSEQQVWDYIHTHNVPYNVLHDRGFPSIGCAPCTRAIQPGEDIRAGRWWWETPEQKECGLHVKPK